Part of the Paenibacillus sp. YPG26 genome, GAGAGCATGCATGAGCGCAAAGCCAAAATGGGAGAAATCGCTGATGGATTCATAGCGCTTCCAGGAGGTCTGGGTACGTTCGAAGAGCTGTTCGAGGTATTATGCTGGGCACAAATCGGGATACATGCCAAGCCGATTGGTCTGCTCAACATTAATGGATATTACGATCCGCTTATCGAGCTGATCAGGCACAGCGTTCAGGAAGGGTTCTCTAATGATTCGCACTTAAGCCTGATCAGGGTCTCGAGTGAGCCGGAAGATCTGCTGGATCAGATGAAGCGGTATCAGCCGCAGGCCCTTGGGAATAAGTGGACACAACTGGTTGTTGAGTGAGGCTATAGAGAAGTAAGCCCCTGCGGTGTGTGGAACAACTGCCGGGGCTTCTGTTCATATAACGGGTGAGGCTACATCAGCAGGGTGATGACCAACAGTTCATAGAGGACTAGAGGCAGGATGGTGTTGTTGTAATAGAAGCTGCCGGGAGCTCCCAGAAAGCGTTGATCGCCTTGAACGGTTACGCTCAAGTACAAGAAGCGGTCATCGGCGCTGACGATAATTCCTTCGTAAGTATAGCCGTCAATCGTAACTACTTTGACAGGACGGTTCAGGTGAATGGAACAAAGATTCCGAATTTGATCCTTGATCCCTTTTAGCTGCTGTGCCATATTGGGGTTCGCCTGATATACCACTTGATTGTCCTGCTGTAATCCATATGCCATTGATAATACCTCCTAAGTGGGCGTTTGTCTTGGTTCAGTATATACAGCTGTGCCTAGTAAGGTTCCAGCTTGTTGGGCTGTTGATATGTAAAAATTCCTGCCTCTCCATAGAACTCCGGGATTCATATAGAGTTCCGAGGAGCATGACCTCGCAGGGCAAGTCCTATGTTTGGCGTTAAATCCCCAGTGGGTAATAGTCAATAAGTAACCGGGGAGGGAATAACCATGGCAAAGCTGATTATTGGAGTATTCAAGACATCACAGGATACGTCCATTGTGATTGATGAGCTTAAGAAAGCGGACTTGGGTGAGAAGGAAGTATCTGTGTTGTCATGCAAGATCAAGCATATGCATAAGATTTCCGAGAATACAGATATGGGTGAGCCCCAAGCGGGCAATGGGGGAAAAAGTGTATTCGGCATGCTGAAGAATGTGACTGCGGAGATTGAAGATGAGCCCGTTGAACTGATTGCAACCGGTTCAGCGGCCAGGAAGATGGCTGGAACCAAGGTCGGCGAGGGTACTGATGACTTTATTGTCGCTCTGATGGGGGCAGGAGTTCCCCGGGAGGATGCCAGTCAGTATGAAGAACACTTGATTCAAGGACATATGATTGTTATGGTGGAATGCAAGCCGGAGCAGGCTGACCGGGTGGCTAATATTTTCACACAGCATCAGGTGGTAGGAATAGAATAGAAATGGTAGATTTATATCAGTCTACTATCTAATATTTATAGGAGTTGTCAGATGAAACAGGTTAAGGCATTTGTGGATGGGGAAGAAATTATTGGATTCTACCTGCTGAAGTCCGTAGGGATCAAGCAGACGAACGGAGCGGCACCCAAGGACTATCTCGATTTGATTCTTGCCGACCCGTCAGGGGAAATTTCAGCCAAGTTCTGGGATGCGACACACACGGACAAAGAAACCTTCTTCGCGCCTATGCTGGTTAAGGTGAAAGGGCTGGTTCACACTTACCGGGATAAGCTGCAGTTCAAGATCTCCCAGATTCGGCCTGCTTCCCCGGATGATGGTCATCATATAACCGATTTCATCAGGTCGGCGCCCGTCGCCCCGAATGATCTGGTGTATGCCATTACAAGCGCTGCCGCCAGCATTCAGGATGAGGAGCTTCGCTGGATCGTAGATGAATGCATCCAGAAGGTGGGGGATAAGCTTCTACATTATCCGGCGGCAAAGGGAATGCATCATAATTTCTACGCGGGTCTTGCATATCATGTCGTTCGGATGCTTGAGCTTGCTGAGTTCATCGTCATGCAGCGGCCGTTCCTGAACCGTGATCTGCTCGTCGCCGGTATTATTCTTCATGATATCGCCAAGACCGAAGAGTTAACCGCTGAGCTTGGGATCGTCTCTGAATACAGCTTTACAGGTAAGCTGATTGGTCACATCTCGCTTGCAGTGAACTGGATTACAGAAGCAGCATTACGCAAAGGCATGGATATCAGCTCCGAGAAAATCGTTATGCTTCAGCACCTGATTCTCTCCCATCATAATCTTGGAGAATGGGGAAGCCCGGTTCAGCCTCAGCTGCCGGAAGCCTTGGCCCTTCACTTGATTGACCAGCTGGATGCCAAAATGCAGGCTGCCGAGGATGCAATTGATACGATGGCCGATCCTGGAGGTTGGACGCCGCCTATACGTGCGCTGGAGAATAAGCCGCTGTATCGGCGCAAGCAAACATAATAGAGTACTGTTGTAAGCAGAAAGAGCCCTGAATCAGGGCTCTTTCTGCTTACAAGACAGCTGTGTGTCTGTCTACACTAGCTGTGTGCCATCGTCGTTGGGATTGTCCTTCTTCTGGGAGTTCTTCTTGGCTTCATCGTCATCGCCGGTATTCATAATAGCGTCGACCATGTCTTCCAGCACGTCCGTAGCTGCCGGACGGTTGGGATCTACATCAGGGATCTCATTAAATCCCGGTTTTCTATTCTCATCAGGTATACTCATGTTCAACTCAGCTCCTTCATTCATATACGATATAGAATGTCACCGGATTTCCCGGTATATGTAAGGTTAACCCGCCTAGTCGTGAGTTGAATCCATTAAACGTAATTTAGCCGGGTTAATGACAGATAGCCGAATGCGAGGAGATACGTACTTACACAGAAGCATAAGAGGGCTCCCGGTGGGGAACCCTCTTGTGCTTGCAAATATATAATATTGCTTATGTAGCATTTATGATTTGAAAGGGATAATTCTTGTCACATGTTCAATCTCTTCTAGCAGGACCCATACAGCACCTTCAACCGTTCTAATCTGAACGCCTTTAGGATTTTTGTTCCATTTCGGGATTCCAGTCATCATATCTCCAGTAAATAATTTAACTACAACCTCATGCTCCAATGTAACCGCCATTTTCAGTTGAATCAGATCCAGCTCCGCACTAGTCTTCATAATTTAGCCCCCATCACATGATAGATTAATTCCTCATACCTATTACTTCGGACGAAGAGACTATATTCCTGAGAGCAATATAAAAGATGAGTCTTTAGTCTTATCTAATCAGTAGACAAGACCCGTTTAGATACATTAAAGTTAGTTTTCAAGCTTGTATATCCGCCATATTGTTCCAGACAGCCACTAACAGAACGTTCCAACAGCATTTACAGGCCAAAAGTCTTTGATTGCGCTTTCATAACTATATTACCCTTTTTATGGTGATTTCTAACCAAATCTAGATAATCTAATAGTATGATTGTGTATGGGTATTTATTACAGTGAGTAGGAGTTTTTTTGGAAGATTGGATTATGCTATTAGCGACTAGCTTGGTAACTGTAGTTTATGGTTGTTTAGAATTTGCCATCATGTCTGGTTAGAGTTAATATAACTATAAAAAAACAATTAAATGGATTCATTGAGAGGATGTTAATATGGCGATATTCGGGAAGAAAGTAAATAGCATTGAGAATGGTTATGAAGATCTGCTCATAGACGATGAGACTATTGAATCAGTACATACACTTTTTAAAAACCAAGCAGTATTAACAAATATGAGAGTAATATTTGAAGAGCGAGAATCTCTTAATGAGATGAGTTTATCATTTATTGTATCTATTCCTTACTCTAAGATTAATGCCATAGCATTAGAAAGAAAGGGTTTTACAAGTACAAATAGGTTGATAATATCTACTGGTGCAAAAGAATATAAATTGATGTTTAACTTAATTGAAGATGTGTTGAAATTTCAAAAGTCACTAAGTACGTTTATTTTCACTTAGGTCATTTTTGAGTAAATGATAAAACAAAAGAACCCTTACACCGTAAGGGTTCTTCAAGTATGATCTGCAGTGGGCTCGAACCACTGACCCCCACCCTGTCAAGATGGTGCTCTCCCAGCTGAGCTAGCAGATCAAAAAATGGATTAGATAAATAATATCATAGCAGGTTAGTGAGCATATGTCAAACTTCCAGCTGTATAATTCTCTCTTCAAATGGGAAGGAATAGGCTCATTACACACCTGGAGGTCAGACCAAATGAGGAATACTAGGCATGGCTCAAGAGTGGCTCTCTTCACGATCGTATTAATCAGCTCACTCGCATTTTTGAATGGCTGCGGCATGAATGATTCGACAAGGGTTCCTGGCGATTCCATGTTTTCTTTCCCGATGCCCCATGTACCTGTGACAGA contains:
- a CDS encoding PH domain-containing protein, coding for MAIFGKKVNSIENGYEDLLIDDETIESVHTLFKNQAVLTNMRVIFEERESLNEMSLSFIVSIPYSKINAIALERKGFTSTNRLIISTGAKEYKLMFNLIEDVLKFQKSLSTFIFT
- a CDS encoding HD domain-containing protein, producing MKQVKAFVDGEEIIGFYLLKSVGIKQTNGAAPKDYLDLILADPSGEISAKFWDATHTDKETFFAPMLVKVKGLVHTYRDKLQFKISQIRPASPDDGHHITDFIRSAPVAPNDLVYAITSAAASIQDEELRWIVDECIQKVGDKLLHYPAAKGMHHNFYAGLAYHVVRMLELAEFIVMQRPFLNRDLLVAGIILHDIAKTEELTAELGIVSEYSFTGKLIGHISLAVNWITEAALRKGMDISSEKIVMLQHLILSHHNLGEWGSPVQPQLPEALALHLIDQLDAKMQAAEDAIDTMADPGGWTPPIRALENKPLYRRKQT
- a CDS encoding general stress protein translates to MAKLIIGVFKTSQDTSIVIDELKKADLGEKEVSVLSCKIKHMHKISENTDMGEPQAGNGGKSVFGMLKNVTAEIEDEPVELIATGSAARKMAGTKVGEGTDDFIVALMGAGVPREDASQYEEHLIQGHMIVMVECKPEQADRVANIFTQHQVVGIE
- a CDS encoding TIGR00730 family Rossman fold protein — encoded protein: MNTVCVFAGSNPGVKPEYRTQAIQLGSTLSDQGIRLVYGGSKLGLMGEVANEVLLRGGHVIGVMPKGLFRGEIVHRELTELIEVESMHERKAKMGEIADGFIALPGGLGTFEELFEVLCWAQIGIHAKPIGLLNINGYYDPLIELIRHSVQEGFSNDSHLSLIRVSSEPEDLLDQMKRYQPQALGNKWTQLVVE